The Geobacter sp. AOG2 genome includes a window with the following:
- a CDS encoding polysaccharide deacetylase family protein: MRLLSGKAKAAFLVLPVLLCAVLPVCAAEPLPTLDSVKQQVVERFGGRVPLQWGETVRGVRTRLDTRDKVVALTLDACGSGKGKGVDAKLMDFLARERIPATLFINARWIDANPELFKRLAANPLFEIANHGMWHKPASVDGRSVYGIQGTKDTGELVEEIERNARKIEAITGKRPKLYRSGTAYYDEVAVEVANALGHEVAGFSILGDAGATYSAAQVRAALLKAGPGDIIICHMNHPESGTGAGIMAAVPELLHRGLRFVRMSDYPLK; encoded by the coding sequence GTGAGGTTGTTGTCCGGGAAGGCGAAGGCGGCTTTTCTGGTCTTGCCGGTTCTGCTGTGTGCGGTTCTGCCGGTATGCGCCGCAGAGCCCCTGCCCACCCTCGACAGCGTCAAACAGCAGGTGGTCGAACGCTTTGGCGGGCGCGTTCCGCTCCAGTGGGGCGAGACGGTTCGCGGCGTGCGCACCCGGCTGGACACACGGGACAAGGTGGTCGCCCTGACCCTGGATGCCTGCGGCAGCGGGAAAGGCAAAGGGGTCGATGCCAAACTGATGGATTTTCTGGCGCGGGAGCGGATACCTGCCACCCTGTTCATCAATGCCCGCTGGATCGACGCCAACCCCGAGTTGTTCAAGCGCCTGGCCGCCAACCCGCTGTTCGAGATCGCCAACCACGGCATGTGGCACAAGCCGGCCTCGGTCGACGGCAGGTCGGTGTACGGCATCCAGGGCACGAAGGATACCGGCGAACTGGTGGAGGAGATCGAGCGGAACGCCCGCAAGATCGAAGCGATCACCGGGAAACGGCCGAAGCTCTACCGTTCCGGCACGGCCTATTACGACGAGGTTGCGGTGGAGGTCGCCAACGCCTTGGGCCACGAGGTGGCCGGTTTCAGCATCCTGGGGGACGCCGGAGCGACCTACAGCGCGGCCCAGGTCCGGGCGGCGCTTCTGAAGGCCGGTCCGGGAGACATCATCATCTGCCACATGAACCACCCGGAAAGCGGCACGGGGGCCGGCATCATGGCCGCTGTCCCGGAGTTGCTGCACCGCGGCTTACGTTTCGTCCGCATGTCCGACTACCCGCTCAAGTAA